From the Kiritimatiellales bacterium genome, one window contains:
- a CDS encoding YicC/YloC family endoribonuclease, giving the protein MPVKSMTGFGTGSARGGKYRVSAELSSVNRKQLDVTLRLPPQISGTESKIQKLIQDQISRGRITGVIAVEMNSGSGAAVDSKHAEEMLGTLRGLSKKLNLPDDLSAKDLLQIPGCLKFPATAEDHDEIFALTEKAVTSALKKLNTMRVQEGKILEKDFLARLTVLESIRKKIAARAPVIAAMYRKKLFAGLENAGLENLSKDDRVIKEIALFAERSDISEETVRLESHIQQFKKMLRTNEPAGRPLDFLAQEMFREINTVGSKANDLQITEQVVKFKTELERVREQVQNVE; this is encoded by the coding sequence GTGCCGGTTAAAAGTATGACAGGTTTTGGTACAGGTTCGGCGCGCGGCGGGAAATACCGTGTGTCGGCGGAGTTGAGTTCGGTGAACCGGAAACAGCTGGATGTAACTTTGCGTCTGCCGCCGCAGATTTCCGGCACGGAATCGAAAATTCAAAAGCTGATTCAGGATCAGATTTCGCGCGGACGGATTACCGGTGTAATCGCGGTGGAGATGAATTCCGGCAGCGGCGCAGCGGTGGATTCAAAACATGCGGAGGAGATGCTCGGCACCTTGCGCGGGCTGTCGAAAAAACTGAACCTGCCGGATGATCTGTCGGCGAAAGATTTGTTGCAGATTCCGGGGTGTTTAAAGTTTCCGGCGACAGCAGAAGACCATGATGAAATTTTTGCATTAACGGAAAAGGCGGTCACCAGTGCACTGAAAAAATTGAATACGATGCGTGTGCAGGAAGGGAAAATACTGGAAAAAGATTTTTTAGCGCGGCTGACCGTACTGGAATCAATCCGTAAAAAAATTGCCGCGCGTGCGCCGGTGATTGCGGCAATGTACCGGAAAAAACTTTTTGCCGGCCTGGAAAATGCAGGGCTTGAAAATCTGTCAAAAGATGATCGCGTGATTAAAGAGATCGCGCTGTTTGCAGAGCGCAGTGATATTTCTGAAGAGACGGTGCGGCTGGAAAGTCATATTCAGCAGTTTAAGAAAATGCTGCGCACGAATGAGCCGGCGGGACGTCCGCTGGATTTTCTGGCGCAGGAAATGTTCCGTGAGATTAATACGGTTGGATCGAAAGCGAACGATCTGCAAATCACAGAGCAGGTGGTGAAGTTTAAAACAGAACTGGAGCGTGTGCGGGAGCAGGTTCAAAATGTTGAATAA
- the gmk gene encoding guanylate kinase, protein MLNKHTPLLLVVSAPSGAGKSSLCTRLAEFFPELVYSVSCTTRAPRGTEKNGVHYFFLSPDEFEIRLKNDEFLEHALVHGNRYGTLKQTVYDALAQGRDIIMDIDVQGAQQIRDACAALPNDDLIKKSFVDIFIIPPSMEELLRRLRGRSTDAKDVIEQRMCNAVEEMKQQSHYQYIVVNDKIETAADELKKIIQTEHKKRQ, encoded by the coding sequence ATGTTGAATAAACACACCCCGTTACTTTTAGTGGTTTCAGCACCGTCCGGTGCCGGAAAATCATCGCTGTGCACCCGGCTGGCGGAGTTTTTTCCGGAACTGGTGTATTCCGTTTCATGCACCACGCGCGCACCGCGCGGGACAGAAAAAAACGGTGTGCATTATTTTTTTCTATCGCCGGACGAATTTGAAATACGGTTAAAAAATGATGAATTTCTTGAACATGCTCTGGTGCACGGCAACCGTTACGGGACGCTGAAGCAGACGGTATACGATGCACTTGCGCAGGGACGCGACATCATTATGGATATTGATGTGCAGGGCGCGCAGCAGATTCGCGACGCGTGTGCGGCACTGCCGAATGATGATCTGATTAAAAAAAGTTTCGTTGATATTTTTATCATTCCGCCGTCGATGGAAGAATTGCTGCGCCGGTTACGCGGACGTTCAACGGATGCAAAGGATGTGATTGAACAGAGAATGTGCAATGCAGTTGAAGAGATGAAACAGCAGTCGCACTATCAATATATTGTTGTGAATGATAAAATCGAAACAGCGGCAGACGAACTGAAAAAAA
- a CDS encoding DUF5655 domain-containing protein, whose translation MPLFEINKTTLTPVAKTNFPVEKDIQTLIEKNLSPVFNCRFVATEFSTGAVHSGRIDSLALSEENNPVIIEYKKIESSELINQSLFYLHWIFDHKGDFEMAAKNTLGNDVKVDWSDVRVICIAPSYKKYDIHAVQVMGANIELWTYRLYKNNVLHLEEILQATRSSVSSPIKKNSGVMSGEKKNASGLGKMKKTLAPVYTFDRHLTGKSETIKSLLHNIQDFIIGLDPSIEEVPKKHYIAYKVSQNIICVEPQVRCIKLFLKLRPTEVKSAPKFYRNVLNIGHWGTGESEFTIQSEDEFELVKPFIIQAYNKFGG comes from the coding sequence ATGCCGCTATTTGAAATTAACAAAACAACGCTAACGCCGGTTGCGAAAACTAATTTCCCGGTGGAAAAAGACATTCAAACTCTAATTGAGAAAAATCTTAGCCCGGTTTTTAACTGCCGGTTTGTTGCCACGGAATTTTCCACCGGCGCGGTGCACTCCGGACGAATCGACAGCCTCGCACTTTCTGAAGAAAACAATCCAGTAATCATCGAATACAAAAAAATCGAATCATCCGAGCTGATCAACCAAAGCCTTTTTTATCTGCACTGGATCTTCGACCATAAAGGTGATTTCGAAATGGCGGCCAAAAACACACTCGGTAACGATGTAAAAGTGGACTGGTCGGACGTTCGTGTTATTTGTATCGCGCCAAGTTATAAAAAATACGATATCCACGCAGTCCAGGTTATGGGCGCGAATATTGAATTGTGGACTTACCGCCTTTACAAAAACAATGTACTCCATCTAGAGGAAATACTTCAGGCAACGCGCTCCTCCGTGTCATCGCCCATTAAGAAAAACTCCGGCGTTATGTCCGGAGAAAAGAAAAATGCTTCCGGTCTCGGAAAAATGAAAAAAACTTTAGCACCAGTATATACATTCGACAGGCATCTGACCGGCAAATCCGAAACGATAAAATCTCTGCTACATAATATTCAGGACTTCATCATAGGGCTTGATCCGTCCATTGAAGAGGTTCCCAAAAAACACTATATAGCATATAAAGTGTCTCAAAATATTATTTGCGTTGAGCCTCAGGTGCGATGCATTAAACTTTTTCTGAAACTCAGACCCACTGAAGTAAAATCTGCGCCGAAATTTTATCGCAATGTTCTAAATATTGGACATTGGGGAACCGGCGAATCTGAATTTACTATTCAGTCAGAAGATGAATTCGAATTGGTAAAACCGTTCATTATCCAGGCATACAATAAATTCGGCGGATAA